From Rhododendron vialii isolate Sample 1 chromosome 7a, ASM3025357v1:
CATCAATAGAATATTGACATAATCTGGTTGCATTTGTGATGTTCTCAAAACGAATCTCAATTGTCATTGTCTCAATACACTATTCAAAGACATATATCATGCTTGTAGAGAATTCATTTGAAGTCATAAGAAGAGGGGGAATACCTGAGCCACTAAAACTACAATCCCAATCAAGCGACAAACGACTATATGGAAAAGAAGGAAACTCCTGAATCCCTTATGGTCATCATCAATGTACCTGAAAATTTGCTATCACAAAATAAACCAAGGAAAGTTAGCATCTTAAGAAATTAGTTTCATATACAAAAATGAGTGCATTGAAGCATCTGGAAATCACAAACGAGTCAGAGCCCATCACCAGGACACCTactaggttgtgtttggattaagAATTTCTTGAATGATTTACCACAAGAAAGGAAAACGACAGGGAAACTGTTCAATTAATTTCTCTcattcacttcattaatttATGCAGCTTTACGTATGCAACTTCAGTAAAAATGTTTGCATACAAGTCTGTAAAATAAAGTCTGGTTGGATTGTTTTTGTGTTCTGTTTAGTTCTCACTGATtacagaaacaaaaacaaaagaatgtcctgagaagaaataattttttgtatcgTTGTTGTTTTAAGagcaaaaatagttttcaaaaatttgaaaacctCTTTGGTGTTTTCCGGAAAGTGGGATGTTTCTAAATTCTAGATTTATGAAATTGTTTGCAAAAACTGTTATGTAAAAGGGAAaccagaaaatagaaaatgagaatGAAATCTGGCAGTTTATGAAGGTCAAATCCATTCTTTATTAGTGTGAAGTACTCGCTAGTCGCTACAAAGCAAACCTTGTTGATTTAGGTACAAGAAGACTTACTGAATCCCAATCAATCCTGAATAAAATCACTACAACGACCGCAGCTTGGAttacaagaagagagaagatgGAGACAATATACTTCAAATCTGGTTAAGGACGATTCAACTAGAGTTAATCGCAATGGCTAAAAGctaaaaaggaagagaaaaaatgGACTCCATTTAACTGAAATGGAAATCTTGCCTAGAAATATAGCAAAATTGGTGCTTCTCTTTATGCAGCTAGAATATTGAAAGTAGCTTCTGCCGATTGTTATGGCAAAGCAATAGTTATGCATACGTTCAGGCATAGTAAAGATTCCAGTAGACACCAGGATTCCCTAAGTTGGTGTTTGGATCTTGATTTGTGGAGGGATTTAAGAAAAGTTTGAAGAAAGTAAACAAGAAAGCACTTTTAGAGAGAGTGTGAAGACAAATAGCTTCGACTTCATTGCCCTtccattttgtttattttcctcTCAAATAGGAACCAAATATGGGGGTGACGGGGGGAGGAATGGAAATCGTtatcttttcttcctttttctatcTTTCCCTACGTTCCAAACACACTCTAAGATTGGTATCATAGCTCTGTGAGAGGATTTACCTATGAAGTGAAGTCTCCCATTCCCTGGATACCAAAGTTATATGAAGCATACAAGTGTAAGAGCatcctcacttcaatagctagctttggGAATTCAATCCCAGATCGTGTAACATTACTAAGGGATAGGGGTATGATGGAGGGAAAATGTACAATATTTATCTTCATCAGTTATTCTTTCGATCCATTGCACAAATCCATGCTCATTACCTGAAAAAAAGGAGATCATAATGTACTCCTAATAAAATGAAGCTGCTAAATCTGATTCTTTGAGCCAGATACGGCCGTAAAGATTTTTGTGCTTTAACTTGTTGGGGAAGAATTACAGTGGAAATACGGAAGTGTGTATAAGCTAAATGGAAAGGATACTACGCCAAGAATAGATTTGCTGATACAGTTTGCAACCATATGGCCTGAAAGAGTGCTCAAGCAGACAGCAATCCCAACACCTAAACATACATTGATGAACCTGTGGATTAGGGGCAACAAAGGCAGTTTCAATTCAATTTGCTATGAAAATAAAACATGATCGAAACATTATATTAGACAGATAGTAGAAGGCAAAATGAAATGGAAGGGCggtctatttttcttttcaagggAAGCTCACAATGTGAGGTCTCAACATTACTAGCCATTCTGTTTTGTTTGTCAGGCCCTGAACCAACTTTGTGCATGCATAATGTAGTAGATGTATAATTTCTTCTTCTCATTTTGATGAAGTTTTTGTCGTTTTTAATCAGGATCCATAATTCAGGACATTTCGGTCATCATGTATGTATGATTAC
This genomic window contains:
- the LOC131333645 gene encoding tetraspanin-20-like isoform X2, yielding MGFLTFLLLLIFLDLGVGIAVCLSTLSGHMVANCISKSILGVYIVSIFSLLVIQAAVVVVILFRIDWDSQIFRYIDDDHKGFRSFLLFHIVVCRLIGIVVLVAQIKIVVLAAILWAVGGELILDSNIPAPIDIKQSFLADHNSPVIDAQRWREEILKHYMDGIFTKSFCQLRRNQS